Proteins encoded within one genomic window of Triticum aestivum cultivar Chinese Spring chromosome 2D, IWGSC CS RefSeq v2.1, whole genome shotgun sequence:
- the LOC123052445 gene encoding probable mixed-linked glucan synthase 3 — protein MTTSPATDAGAATGLSEPLLSNRNGVHAGALVVTPVAANGHGGKAKDKYWKDVDQPGDMAVAPDLENGGGRPLLFSNRRVKNIILYPYRVLILIRVIAVILFVGWRIKNNNSDVMWFWVISVVADVWFSLSWLSYQLPKYNPIKMIPDLATLRKQFDTPGRSSQLPGIDVIVTTASATDEPILYTMNCVLSILAADYHIGRCNCYLSDDSGSLVLYEALVETAKFAALWVPFCRKHQIDPRAPESYFELEGPLCGGASHKEFIQDYKHVCTQYEEFKKHLDMLPNTIRQRADIYSKTGTKDEDAKVTWMADGTQWPGTWLDPAEKHRAGHHAGIVKIVQSHPEHVVPLGVHESNDSSLNFDGVDMRLPMLVYVAREKCPGVEHNKKAGALNAELRISALLSNAPFFINFDCDHYINNSEALHAAVCFMLDPREGDNTGFVQFPQRFDNVDPTDRYGNHNRVFFDGAMYGLNGQQGPTYLGTGCMFRRLALYGIDPPCWRAEDIIVDSNRFGNSLPFLNSVLAAIKQEEGVTLPPTLDDSFLEEMTKVVSSSYDDSTDWGRGIGYIYNMATEDIVTGFRIHGQGWRSMYATMEREAFRGTAPINLTERLRQIVRWSGGSLEMFFSHISPLFAGRRLSLVQRLSYINFTIYPLTSLFILMYAFCPVMWLLPTEILVQRPYTRYIVYLIIVIVMIHVIGMFEIMWAGITWLDWWRNEQFFMIGSVTAYPTAVLHMVVNILTKKGIHFRVTTKQPVADTDDKYAEMYEVHWVPMMIPAVVVLFSNILAIGVAIGKSILYMGTWSAAQKRHGALGLLFNLWIMVLLYPFALAIIGRWAKRTGILFILLPIAFLSTSLMYIGVHTFLLHFFPSMLI, from the exons ATGACGACGTCGCCGGCGACAGACGCCGGCGCCGCCACCGGACTCAGCGAGCCACTCCTCTCGAACCGCAACGGCGTCCACGCAGGAGCACTGGTCGTCACGCCGGTCGCGGCCAATGGTCACGGCGGCAAAGCCAAGGACAAGTACTGGAAAGACGTCGACCAGCCGGGCGACATGGCAGTGGCGCCAGACCTGGAGAATGGCGGCGGCCGGCCGCTGCTGTTCTCGAACAGGAGAGTCAAGAATATCATCCTGTACCCGTACAG GGTATTGATCCTGATACGAGTAATCGCCGTCATCTTATTCGTCGGATGGCGCATCAAGAATAATAATTCTGATGTCATGTGGTTTTGGGTGATCTCGGTCGTGGCAGATGTGTGGTTTAGCTTATCATGGCTAAGCTATCAGCTCCCAAAGTATAATCCCATTAAAATGATACCCGACCTTGCTACACTCAGGAAACAATTTGACACACCAGGCAGGAGCTCCCAACTGCCAGGCATCGATGTCATTGTCACCACTGCTAGTGCTACTGATGAGCCCATATTGTACACCATGAATTGTGTTCTCTCTATCCTTGCAGCCGACTATCATATTGGCAGGTGCAACTGCTACCTATCAGATGACAGTGGCTCATTGGTCCTCTATGAGGCATTGGTTGAGACTGCAAAGTTTGCTGCTTTGTGGGTTCCCTTCTGTAGAAAGCATCAGATTGACCCAAGAGCACCGGAAAGCTATTTTGAACTAGAGGGCCCGTTGTGCGGAGGGGCCTCACATAAGGAGTTCATTCAGGATTATAAGCATGTATGCACGCAATATGAGGAGTTCAAGAAGCATTTAGATATGCTTCCTAACACCATCCGCCAAAGGGCGGATATTTATAGTAAAACAGGGACAAAGGATGAAGATGCAAAAGTGACTTGGATGGCTGATGGAACACAATGGCCAGGCACATGGCTTGACCCAGCAGAAAAACATAGGGCTGGGCACCATGCAGGAATTGTTAAG ATTGTGCAGAGCCATCCAGAACATGTGGTTCCACTAGGTGTACACGAGAGCAATGACAGCTCACTCAACTTTGACGGTGTTGATATGCGCCTGCCGATGCTGGTATATGTGGCTCGTGAAAAGTGCCCAGGTGTCGAGCACAACAAAAAGGCAGGTGCTCTAAATGCAGAGCTACGTATCTCAGCTCTACTCTCAAATGCACCTTTCTTCATCAACTTTGATTGTGACCACTACATCAACAATTCAGAAGCCCTGCATGCAGCTGTTTGCTTCATGCTAGACCCACGGGAAGGGGATAATACTGGATTTGTTCAGTTCCCGCAAAGATTTGATAATGTCGACCCTACAGACCGGTATGGAAACCATAATCGTGTCTTTTTTGATGGCGCCATGTACGGCCTCAATGGTCAGCAAGGGCCTACTTACCTTGGCACAGGTTGCATGTTTCGTCGCCTTGCACTCTATGGTATTGATCCACCTTGCTGGAGAGCCGAGGACATCATAGTCGACAGTAACAGGTTCGGTAACTCATTACCCTTCCTGAACTCAGTTTTAGCAGCCATAAAGCAAGAAGAAGGTGTCACACTACCACCAACACTAGATGATTCATTTCTTGAAGAGATGACAAAAGTAGTGTCATCTTCCTATGATGATTCGACAGATTGGGGTAGGGGAATTGGCTACATATACAATATGGCAACAGAAGACATAGTAACAGGATTTcgcatccatgggcaaggctggcGCTCCATGTATGCTACCATGGAACGTGAAGCGTTCCGTGGCACTGCACCCATCAATCTAACAGAGCGCCTCCGCCAAATAGTGCGATGGTCTGGTGGTTCCCTAGAGATGTTCTTCTCACACATTAGCCCTCTGTTTGCTGGTCGTCGACTCAGCTTGGTGCAGCGACTCTCATACATCAATTTCACTATCTACCCATTAACATCACTCTTTATCCTAATGTACGCCTTCTGTCCAGTGATGTGGCTTCTTCCTACAGAAATACTTGTACAGAGACCATATACCAGGTACATTGTGTACCTTATCATCGTCATTGTGATGATCCATGTGATTGGCATGTTTGAGATAATGTGGGCAGGAATCACATGGTTGGACTGGTGGCGCAACGAGCAATTTTTCATGATTGGCTCGGTAACTGCATATCCGACAGCGGTGTTGCACATGGTGGTGAATATCCTTACAAAAAAAGGTATACACTTCAGAGTCACCACAAAGCAACCAGTGGCTGATACAGATGACAAGTATGCTGAGATGTATGAAGTGCATTGGGTTCCCATGATGATACCGGCGGTTGTGGTATTGTTTTCCAACATCTTGGCTATTGGTGTAGCAATTGGTAAATCAATCTTATACATGGGGACATGGTCTGCAGCGCAGAAAAGGCATGGTGCACTGGGTCTGCTATTCAACCTGTGGATTATGGTGCTTCTTTACCCATTTGCATTGGCGATTATTGGAAGATGGGCCAAGAGAACCGGAATCCTCTTCATCTTACTACCCATCGCTTTTTTGTCCACTTCATTGATGTACATTGGCGTCCATACATTCCTTTTACATTTCTTTCCATCCATGTTGATATAG